A region from the Arachis ipaensis cultivar K30076 chromosome B01, Araip1.1, whole genome shotgun sequence genome encodes:
- the LOC107636673 gene encoding putative MO25-like protein At5g47540, which translates to MKSLFKNKPRTPADIVRHTRDLLRSLERAPDVRDPKRDDKMSELFKNIRELKSILYGDSESEPVAEACAQLTQEFFNEDTLRVLIKCLPKLNLEARKDATQVVANLQRQQVQSKLIASDYLEKNLDLMDSLISGYENTDMALHYGAMLRECIRHQVVARYVLDSPNMKKFFDYIQLPNFDVAADAAATFKELLTRHKSTVAEFLNKNYDWFFAEYNSKLLESSNYITRRQAVKLLGDMLLDRSNSVVMTRYVSSRDNLRILMNLLRESSKSIQTEAFHVFKLFVANQKKPADIVGILVTNRSKLLRLLGDLKLDKEDEQFEADKAQVMKEIAALEPKDRP; encoded by the exons ATGAAGAGCCTCTTCAAGAACAAGCCTCGCACTCCCGCCGATATCGTTCGCCACACTAGGGATCTTCTTCGCTCCCTCGAACGCGCTCCCGATGTACGTGATCCAAAGCGCGATGACAAG ATGTCGGAGTTATTTAAAAATATCAGGGAGCTGAAATCGATTCTTTATGGAGACAGTGAATCTGAACCTGTGGCAGAAGCTTGTGCGCAGTTGACTCAGGAATTCTTCAATGAAGACACACTGCGAGTACTTATCAAGTGTCTCCCCAAATTAAACTTGGAG GCTAGAAAAGATGCTACTCAGGTGGTTGCAAATTTACAGAGGCAACAGGTTCAGTCTAAGTTGATTGCGTCTGATTACTTGGAGAAAAACTTGGATCTTATGGATAGTTTGATATCTGG CTATGAAAACACAGACATGGCCTTACACTATGGTGCAATGTTAAGGGAGTGCATAAGACACCAGGTTGTTGCAAG ATATGTTTTGGATTCGCCAAATATGAAGAAGTTCTTTGACTACATTCAACTGCCAAATTTTGACGTAGCTGCAGATGCAGCAGCAACTTTTAAG GAACTCTTGACAAGACATAAATCTACTGTAGCTGAGTTCCTTAACAAGAACTACGATTGG TTTTTCGCTGAATATAACTCCAAGCTGTTGGAATCTTCCAACTATATTACAAGGCGTCAAGCTGTGAAG TTGTTAGGAGATATGCTACTTGATCGATCAAATTCAGTTGTAATGACACGATATGTCAGCTCAAGAGACAACCTGAGGATTTTAATGAATCTTTTAAGA GAGTCAAGCAAGAGCATACAAACAGAAGCATTTCATGTTTTCAAG CTATTTGTTGCAAATCAAAAGAAACCAGCTGACATCGTGGGCATACTTGTTACAAACAGAAGCAAGCTTCTGAGGTTATTGGGTGACTTAAAACTCGATAAAG AGGACGAACAGTTTGAAGCTGACAAAGCACAAGTTATGAAGGAAATTGCTGCTCTGGAACCTAAGGATCGCCCTTGA
- the LOC107613248 gene encoding inositol transporter 4-like, whose translation MEGGPEAASKQEFTEFWRRATRSPYIMRLALSAGIGGLLFGYDTGVISGALLYIREDFVEVDKKLWLQEVIVSMAVAGAIIGAALGGWMNDRLGRKTSILGADIVFFLGAIVMAIAPAPWVLVVGRILVGFGVGIASMTSPLYISEASPTAIRGALVCINGLLITFGQFLSYLINLAFTETPGTWRWMLGVAGLPAVVQFVLMLTLPESPRWLYNQGLEKESREILEKIYDADEIEGEINAMREAVEQEKQQEGLIGQTLGEKMKAAFSNVAVRRGLYAGVTAQVAQQFVGINTVMYYSPTIVQFAGIASKSTALALSLVTSGLNAVGSILSMLCIDKYGRRKLMLLSLIAIIVCLLTLTGVFYQAATTAPPIDNVDTLSFGGNATCQAYLDAPNFSSWNCMKCLKAECAFCASTGGNNLPGACLAETKDVRAVCGEQKRVWFSDGCPSKIGVLAVIVLGLYILAYSPGMGTVPWVLNSEIYPLRFRGICGGIAAVSNWCANLIVSLTFLSLIHALGAAGTFLLFAGFSTISLVAIYLLVPETKGLQFEEVEKLLQKGFNPCNCTNLKTDEEKANEEKASTSK comes from the exons ATGGAAGGAGGGCCGGAGGCGGCAAGTAAGCAAGAGTTTACGGAATTTTGGAGAAGAGCAACCAGGTCGCCCTACATCATGCGCCTTGCTTTATCGGCTGGAATTGGAGGTCTTCTCTTCGGTTACGACACCGGTGTTATCTCGGGAGCCTTGCTTTATATTCGCGAGGACTTCGTAGAAGTTGATAAGAAATTATGGTTGCAAGAAGTTATTGTAAGTATGGCTGTAGCGGGTGCCATCATTGGTGCGGCACTTGGTGGATGGATGAACGACAGGCTTGGCCGAAAGACTTCTATCTTGGGAGCTGATATTGTTTTTTTTCTTGGCGCAATTGTCATGGCTATTGCCCCAGCTCCTTGGGTCCTTGTTGTTGGAAGAATTTTAGTTGGTTTTGGAGTTGGCATAGCTTCTATGACTTCTCCTCTCTACATCTCAGAAGCCTCTCCAACTGCCATTAGAGGAGCTCTCGTGTGTATTAATGGTCTCCTCATCACCTTTGGTCAATTTCTCTCTTACCTTATCAACCTCGCGTTCACCGAG ACTCCTGGAACGTGGCGTTGGATGCTTGGGGTGGCTGGACTTCCAGCGGTGGTTCAGTTCGTTTTAATGCTGACCCTGCCTGAGTCACCCAGGTGGTTGTACAACCAGGGGTTAGAAAAGGAGTCAAGGGAAATTCTAGAAAAGATTTACGATGCAGATGAGATTGAAGGGGAGATAAATGCGATGAGAGAAGCCGTAGAACAAGAGAAGCAACAAGAAGGGTTGATCGGTCAAACTCTTGGAGAGAAAATGAAAGCTGCTTTCAGCAACGTTGCTGTCCGAAGAGGATTGTATGCAGGCGTGACTGCTCAAGTCGCTCAACAATTCGTTGGTATCAACACCGTCATGTATTACAGCCCAACCATTGTTCAGTTTGCCGGCATTGCATCAAAATCAACAGCACTTGCACTCTCCCTCGTCACATCTGGTCTCAACGCCGTTGGATCTATCCTCAGCATGCTTTGTATCGATAAATATGGAAGGAGAAAGCTCATGCTCCTCTCTCTTATCGCAATCATTGTTTGCCTCCTCACTCTCACCGGAGTTTTCTATCAGGCAGCTACCACTGCTCCTCCAATTGACAACGTTGACACCCTCAGTTTCGGTGGTAACGCTACATGCCAGGCTTATCTTGATGCCCCCAATTTCTCTTCATGGAACTGCATGAAGTGTTTGAAAGCTGAATGTGCCTTTTGTGCCAGCACTGGGGGCAAT AATCTTCCGGGAGCGTGCCTGGCAGAAACAAAGGATGTGAGAGCGGTGTGTGGTGAGCAGAAGCGCGTGTGGTTTTCTGACGGATGTCCAAGCAAAATTGGAGTATTAGCAGTTATAGTGTTGGGGCTATATATCCTTGCATACTCTCCAGGAATGGGAACAGTACCTTGGGTTTTGAACTCAGAGATATATCCATTGAGATTCAGGGGAATTTGTGGAGGCATAGCAGCAGTTTCAAACTGGTGTGCTAATCTGATAGTGAGTTTGACATTCTTGTCATTGATCCATGCACTTGGAGCTGCAGGAACATTCCTTCTCTTTGCTGGATTTTCTACAATTAGCCTTGTTGCCATCTATTTATTGGTACCAGAAACTAAAGGACTTCAGTTTGAAGAAGTTGAGAAGTTGCTTCAGAAAGGGTTCAATCCTTGCAATTGCACTAATTTAAAGACAGATGAAGAGAAAGCAAATGAAGAGAAAGCAAGtactagtaaataa
- the LOC107636682 gene encoding inositol-phosphate phosphatase isoform X2, with translation MSVTRIIRKGFYETKHVQHKGQVDLVTETDKACEELIFKHLKHLYPTHKFIGEETTAALGTTELTDEPTWIVDPVDGTTNFVHGYPFVCVSIGLTIGKIPTVGVVYNPIIEELFTAIRGKGAFLNGNPIKVSAQTELITSLLGTEAPTQRDKLSVDGCTNRINNMLSKVRSLRMSGSCALNLCGIACGRLDVCFELGFGGPWDVAAGAVIIREAGGVVFDPSGADFDIISQRVAASNPFLKDALVDALRQDQ, from the exons ATGTCAGTTACTCGA ATCATTCGGAAAGGCTTCTATGAAACCAAGCATGTCCAGCACAAAGGCCAG GTTGATTTGGTCACTGAAACTGATAAAGCATGCGAGGAACTCATTTTTAAACATCTCAAGCACCTTTACCCTACTCATAAG TTCATTGGGGAAGAAACCACCGCTGCGTTGGGCACTACTGAACTTACAGATGAGCCTACATGGATAGTTGATCCTGTGGATGGAACTACTAATTTTGTGCAtgg GTATCCCTTTGTTTGTGTCTCCATTGGTCTTACGATTGGAAAAATTCCTACAGTTGGTGTTGTTTACAACCCCATTATCGAAGAG CTTTTCACTGCCATTCGAGGAAAAGGTGCTTTTCTGAATGGGAATCCGATCAAAG TGTCGGCACAAACTGAACTGATTACCTCTCTTCTTGGAACTGAG GCACCCACACAACGTGACAAGTTATCTGTAGATGGCTGTACAAATAGGATTAATAACATGCTTTCCAAG GTGAGATCCCTTCGAATGAGCGGCTCGTGTGCTTTGAACTTATGTGGAATTGCTTGTGGAAGGCTGGATGTATGCTTTGAACTTGGCTTTGGTGGTCCTTG GGATGTGGCAGCTGGTGCTGTCATTATTAGAGAAGCCGGAGGTGTTGTTTTTGATCC TTCTGGTGCAGATTTTGACATCATATCTCAGAGAGTAGCAGCCTCAAACCCTTTCTTAAAAGATGCACTTGTTGATGCTCTGCGCCAAGACCAGTGA
- the LOC107636682 gene encoding inositol-phosphate phosphatase isoform X1 — MADNDSLSEFLASAVDAARKAGDIIRKGFYETKHVQHKGQVDLVTETDKACEELIFKHLKHLYPTHKFIGEETTAALGTTELTDEPTWIVDPVDGTTNFVHGYPFVCVSIGLTIGKIPTVGVVYNPIIEELFTAIRGKGAFLNGNPIKVSAQTELITSLLGTEAPTQRDKLSVDGCTNRINNMLSKVRSLRMSGSCALNLCGIACGRLDVCFELGFGGPWDVAAGAVIIREAGGVVFDPSGADFDIISQRVAASNPFLKDALVDALRQDQ; from the exons ATGGCTGACAACG ATTCTCTCTCCGAATTCCTGGCATCTGCAGTAGACGCTGCTCGAAAAGCTGGTGAT ATCATTCGGAAAGGCTTCTATGAAACCAAGCATGTCCAGCACAAAGGCCAG GTTGATTTGGTCACTGAAACTGATAAAGCATGCGAGGAACTCATTTTTAAACATCTCAAGCACCTTTACCCTACTCATAAG TTCATTGGGGAAGAAACCACCGCTGCGTTGGGCACTACTGAACTTACAGATGAGCCTACATGGATAGTTGATCCTGTGGATGGAACTACTAATTTTGTGCAtgg GTATCCCTTTGTTTGTGTCTCCATTGGTCTTACGATTGGAAAAATTCCTACAGTTGGTGTTGTTTACAACCCCATTATCGAAGAG CTTTTCACTGCCATTCGAGGAAAAGGTGCTTTTCTGAATGGGAATCCGATCAAAG TGTCGGCACAAACTGAACTGATTACCTCTCTTCTTGGAACTGAG GCACCCACACAACGTGACAAGTTATCTGTAGATGGCTGTACAAATAGGATTAATAACATGCTTTCCAAG GTGAGATCCCTTCGAATGAGCGGCTCGTGTGCTTTGAACTTATGTGGAATTGCTTGTGGAAGGCTGGATGTATGCTTTGAACTTGGCTTTGGTGGTCCTTG GGATGTGGCAGCTGGTGCTGTCATTATTAGAGAAGCCGGAGGTGTTGTTTTTGATCC TTCTGGTGCAGATTTTGACATCATATCTCAGAGAGTAGCAGCCTCAAACCCTTTCTTAAAAGATGCACTTGTTGATGCTCTGCGCCAAGACCAGTGA
- the LOC107636700 gene encoding cytochrome b561 and DOMON domain-containing protein At5g47530: MTMMWRVMLGMCVLSSVLVTTSLAQTCKTQSFSNNKVFKNCHDLSQLTSYLHWTYDQPSGILDIAFRHGGITTTNRWVAWGINPNNDLVTPMIGAQALVYLPQSSGNPRAYTTSIANTETQLQESSIRYPISDLSATYSNNEVTIFATLTLPNGTSSIVHVWQDGPLSASNVPQEHRHDSGHQSSMETLYLVSGQTQQGSSGASTRRKRNMHGVVNAVSWGVLMPMGAVIARYLKVFKSTGTAWFYLHVACQVSAYIVGVAGLGTGLKLGDDYPVDGTDDHKALGIIMVALGTLQMFALFLRPNPNHKYRFYWNVYHHIVGYTTIIISITNIFKGFDVLEKFGDYNNWKHAYIGIIGALGAIAVFLEALTWIIYFNRKGSENKMPPHGNGVNGANGVNGYASRPQQV, encoded by the exons ATGACGATGATGTGGAGGGTTATGTTGGGGATGTGTGTTCTGAGCTCTGTTCTTGTGACAACATCCTTAGCTCAAACGTGCAAGACCCAGAGCTTCTCAAACAACAAAGTCTTCAAGAACTGCCATGATCTTTCACAGTTGACTTCTTATCTTCACTGGACATATGACCAGCCAAGCGGCATCCTTGACATAGCATTCAGACATGGCGGTATCACCACAACAAACAGGTGGGTGGCTTGGGGTATCAACCCTAACAACGACCTTGTCACTCCGATGATCGGAGCACAGGCTCTGGTCTATCTTCCACAGTCAAGTGGAAACCCAAGAGCCTATACTACATCAATCGCCAACACCGAAACACAGCTGCAAGAATCATCTATCAGATACCCTATCTCTGACTTGAGTGCCACCTATTCCAACAACGAGGTTACCATTTTTGCTACTCTCACCCTTCCCAACGGCACCTCCTCCATCGTCCACGTCTGGCAAGATGGTCCTCTCTCTGCCTCTAACGTCCCTCAGGAGCATAGGCATGATTCTGGCCACCAAAGCTCCATGGAAACCTTGTACCTTGTTTCTGGTCAGACACAGCAAGGAAGTAGCGGGGCTTCaactagaagaaaaagaaat ATGCACGGAGTGGTAAACGCCGTGAGCTGGGGGGTGTTGATGCCGATGGGGGCAGTGATAGCAAGGTACTTGAAGGTGTTCAAGTCAACGGGAACAGCATGGTTTTACCTACACGTGGCATGCCAGGTGTCTGCATACATAGTTGGTGTTGCTGGATTAGGAACTGGTCTCAAACTGGGAGATGATTATCCTGTTGATGGCACTGACGATCACAAAGCATTAGGCATCATCATGGTTGCTCTTGGAACCCTTCAGATGTTTGCTCTGTTCCTGAGGCCAAACCCAAACCATAAGTACAGGTTCTACTGGAATGTCTACCACCACATTGTGGGATATACAACCATAATAATAAGTATTACCAACATTTTTAAAGGATTCGATGTGTTGGAAAAGTTCGGAGACTACAATAACTGGAAGCATGCCTACATTGGCATTATTGGAGCATTGGGTGCCATTGCCGTATTCTTGGAAGCACTCACATGGATCATTTACTTCAACCGAAAGGGCTCAGAGAACAAGATGCCTCCTCATGGCAATGGGGTCAACGGAGCAAACGGGGTCAACGGCTATGCTTCTAGGCCTCAGCAGGTGTAG
- the LOC107613242 gene encoding uncharacterized protein LOC107613242, translated as MWDVMLFRMNNCYKGERWLCAERVLLKNDFHCAFCLVYGAHTRVGKLAVWEELSFIAGLCQVPICYMSDFNEVIQVEERKSQDRLTASAEDFKSWIQDIQLVDLSLNDRKFTWFRGCSCSRIDRVLVSVEWTEEFSEIWLKGEPRGLSDHYPIIVEDIIFRGSPRPFRSLDSWFTHEGFLSMVRKEWKNLGEIQFTGKLKALTVPLGRRHKVKFSDMDKKIQRFEEEIRKIDELARNKVYDGTVEARKKALVSCCKQ; from the coding sequence ATGTGGGATGTCATGTTGTTTAGAATGAATAACTGTTACAAAGGGGAGAGATGGTTATGTGCTGAAAGAGTCCTATTGAAAAATGATTTTCATTGTGCTTTCTGCTTGGTATATGGTGCTCATACTAGAGTGGGAAAACTTGCTGTGTGGGAGGAACTGAGCTTTATAGCTGGTTTATGTCAAGTCCCGATATGCTACATGAGTGACTTTAATGAGGTTATACAGGTTGAAGAGAGGAAAAGTCAAGACAGGTTAACAGCGTCTGCAGAAGATTTTAAGAGTTGGATACAAGATATCCAGTTAGTGGATTTATCGTTGAATGATCGTAAATTTACATGGTTTAGAGGCTGCTCTTGTAGTCGCATTGATAGAGTTCTAGTGAGTGTAGAATGGACGGAGGAGTTTTCGGAAATTTGGTTAAAAGGGGAACCGAGAGGCCTGTCAGATCACTATCCAATTATAGTAGAGGATATCATTTTCAGAGGTAGCCCACGTCCATTTCGAAGCTTAGATTCCTGGTTTACACATGAAGGTTTCCTAAGTATGGTCAGGAAAGAATGGAAGAATCTTGGTGAGATACAGTTCACAGGTAAGTTGAAGGCTTTAACGGTGCCTTTGGGAAGAAGGCATAAGGTCAAATTTAGTGACATGGATAAGAAAATTCAGCGCTTTGAGGAGGAGATCAGGAAGATAGACGAGTTGGCAAGAAATAAAGTTTATGATGGTACAGTGGAGGCTAGAAAGAAGGCTCTAGTAAGCTGTTGCAAGCAGTAG